A single window of Acidimicrobiales bacterium DNA harbors:
- the galK gene encoding galactokinase produces MQHVTAVAPGRVNLIGDHTDYMGGLAMPIAVDMCTVVRGRRDGELVHIESAELPGTAEVPLGGGEPPARLHGWVRLVWAVVGEVRPRRGFRGSVSTELPIGSGLSSSAALEVSLALALGHSGDPLDLALSCQRAERLAWGVPSGLMDQLCSAGARSGHAMLIDFADLTWTHVPLPEDLAIYVVDSGTRRTVADTAYAERQREAREAEAFVGPLRQAGEDALVEIPDDRLRRRARHVVTENGRVRAAAEALASCDLREFGRLLTAGHESLRRDFEVSTPVLDGLVSELVSMRGVYGARLTGAGFGGSLVVAAEPGALDHLPQARRVRASAGALVSES; encoded by the coding sequence GTGCAGCACGTCACGGCCGTCGCTCCCGGTCGCGTGAACCTCATAGGCGACCACACCGACTACATGGGCGGTCTGGCCATGCCCATAGCGGTGGACATGTGCACCGTCGTCCGGGGTCGCCGCGACGGCGAGCTGGTGCATATCGAGTCCGCGGAGCTTCCCGGAACAGCGGAGGTCCCCCTCGGCGGAGGAGAACCTCCGGCACGTCTGCACGGATGGGTTCGACTGGTCTGGGCCGTGGTCGGGGAGGTCCGACCGCGCCGCGGCTTCCGAGGGAGCGTCTCGACGGAGCTACCGATCGGCTCCGGCCTCTCCTCCTCTGCCGCGCTCGAGGTGTCCCTGGCTCTGGCGCTCGGACACTCGGGCGACCCCCTCGACCTGGCCCTCTCGTGCCAACGTGCCGAGAGGCTCGCATGGGGAGTGCCGAGCGGGTTGATGGACCAGCTCTGCTCCGCCGGCGCGCGCTCCGGTCACGCCATGCTCATCGACTTCGCAGATCTCACATGGACCCACGTACCCCTGCCCGAAGACCTGGCGATCTATGTGGTGGACTCGGGAACCCGCCGCACGGTGGCCGACACCGCCTATGCCGAGCGCCAACGAGAAGCGAGGGAGGCGGAGGCGTTCGTGGGGCCCTTGAGGCAGGCGGGCGAGGATGCGCTCGTCGAGATTCCCGACGACCGTCTCCGTCGGCGAGCGCGTCACGTGGTCACCGAGAACGGCCGAGTACGAGCCGCCGCCGAAGCCCTCGCCTCGTGCGACCTGCGTGAGTTCGGCCGTCTGCTGACTGCCGGTCACGAGAGCCTCCGGCGGGACTTCGAGGTCTCGACACCGGTCCTCGACGGACTCGTGTCCGAGCTGGTGTCCATGCGCGGTGTCTACGGCGCGCGCCTCACCGGAGCGGGTTTCGGTGGGAGTCTCGTGGTAGCCGCCGAACCGGGAGCCTTGGACCACTTGCCACAGGCGCGGAGGGTGAGAGCATCCGCAGGCGCGCTCGTGTCAGAGTCGTGA